The genomic interval CTTTGTGGGATGCACAGCTCAACACTTCCTCTACCTCACTCTTGTGGGAGCTGAGTTCTTCCTGTTGGGtctcatggcctatgaccgctacgtggccatctgcaacCCGCTCCGCTATCCAATCCTAATGAGCCGCCGTGTTTGCTGGATGATTATAGCAGGTTCCTGGTTTGGGGGCTCTTTAGATGGCTTTCTTCTAACTCCCATAACCATGAGTTTCCCCTTCTGCAACTCTCGGGAGATTAACCACTTCTTCTGTGAGGCACCTGCAGTCCTGAAATTGGCTTGTGCAGACACAGCTCTCTATGAGACAGTGATGTATGTGTGTTGTGTCTTGATGCTGCTGATTCCTTTCTCTGTGGTGATTGCCTCCTATGCTCAAATCCTGACCACAGTCCACCGCATGAGCTcagtggaagggagaaagaaggcaTTTGCCACCTGTTCATCTCACATGACAGTGGTGACCTTGTTCTATGGGGCTGCCATGTACACATACATGCTGCCACACTCTTACCACAGGCCAGAACAAGACAAAGTCTTCTCTGTGTTCTACACCATCCTCACACCCATGCTGAATCCACTCATCTACAGTTTGAGAAACAAAGATGTGACTGGAGCTATGAAGAGGGTACTGGGCAGGTTCAAGGGTACACAGAGAGTGTCAGGGGATGCTTTTTGACACTTGGCTCCTTCCTATGCAAATGGTGAATGGGAGCCTCTTTGACCAATGTGGCCATGCTCAGTGAAAGATTAAACTGGAAGATAGGTTCAAATGTgcagaaaaaaaatccttataaaaAGTGTGTCTTCTTGGTCTCCTTTCCTTCATCTTCATTTCCTCCTGCCCTATTCATATGT from Dama dama isolate Ldn47 chromosome 9, ASM3311817v1, whole genome shotgun sequence carries:
- the LOC133061364 gene encoding olfactory receptor 2T1; the protein is MGSMEEYNISSTDFTFMGLFNRKETSGLLFAIISIIFFTALMANGVMIFLIRTDSHLHTPMYFLLSHLSFIDMMYISTIVPKMLVDYLLDQRTITFVGCTAQHFLYLTLVGAEFFLLGLMAYDRYVAICNPLRYPILMSRRVCWMIIAGSWFGGSLDGFLLTPITMSFPFCNSREINHFFCEAPAVLKLACADTALYETVMYVCCVLMLLIPFSVVIASYAQILTTVHRMSSVEGRKKAFATCSSHMTVVTLFYGAAMYTYMLPHSYHRPEQDKVFSVFYTILTPMLNPLIYSLRNKDVTGAMKRVLGRFKGTQRVSGDAF